GATCCAAGATATGAATCCCGACCAGAGCTCCAAGAACCAGTACAGTGGCCCAAAAACGGGATCCAACGGTCCCGCTTGAAGCGGAGTAATGGGTAGGTGGGTCATCGAGAACCACCCAACAGGTTCGCCGTGGTGCCAAAGGCGCGAGCCAAGGCGTCACTCTCGACGAACTCACTGGCTGGTCCGTCGAAATATATCTCACGGTTGAGACAGATGACGCGTTCGGCGTGTTCGGTGACCGCGCCCAGGTCGTGTTCGATGAGCAGGATCGTGATACCGTTGCTATTCAGCGAATCCAAGAGGTCGTAGAACGCTTCGACCGATTCCATGTCAACGCCGACGGTCGGTTCGTCAAGCACGAGCAGGTCGGCCTCGCTGGCGAGCGCTCGTGCGATAAACGCTCGCTGGCGCTGGCCGCCAGACAACTGTGTAACACGACGATTGGCAAACGCCGTCATGCCGACCGTGTCGAGCGCCCGGTCTACGATGTTCCAGTCCTCGCTGGAGAGGCGTCCGAAGCCAACATGCGGGAATCGTCCCATCTTCACGACTTCCCGGACGGTGATCGGCATCTCCTTCGAAGCGCTGGCATGCTGGGCAACGTAACCGATGCGAGAGCCATCGTCAAACT
The Haladaptatus caseinilyticus DNA segment above includes these coding regions:
- a CDS encoding metal ABC transporter ATP-binding protein, with protein sequence MSTLNITTSTDSRTASSVEPVIRLSNLDFGYTSTPVVEDISLRIDHGEYAAVIGPNGSGKSTLMKLMLGLLRPDNGIARLFGDLSHQFDDGSRIGYVAQHASASKEMPITVREVVKMGRFPHVGFGRLSSEDWNIVDRALDTVGMTAFANRRVTQLSGGQRQRAFIARALASEADLLVLDEPTVGVDMESVEAFYDLLDSLNSNGITILLIEHDLGAVTEHAERVICLNREIYFDGPASEFVESDALARAFGTTANLLGGSR